GAATAAATGTTGTATAGTTTGTTCGGATGAATTTTTAGTATTCAATTTcaactactcttttttttttttttttacttggccATTTTTAAACTTGAACGAGTcctctaaaattattttaagtccTGACTTTTGATAATCATGAGACGGCATCCTCCTTTTCTTTGTCAGACGgcatccttttttttcttttttattttttatgagaaaactgAATTCACTCAATATGAAATTGAAGTACAACAAGGAAGAATACAAATAAAGAATTCAGTACATTCAAAATGGTTGAGATGTTGTAATACAATCAAGGTGGATGAGGTGCTGCACCATTGGAGGAGAGACTCCTTTCCAAACCTGACTGATACCATTACGCCTAGAGTATTCAGACGGCATCCTTTTTAGTTCTACATAATGGTTGCatattaatttatcaaaatatgtctcttaattttttttggaagggtGGTAATTAAGGATTTTGGCAATCTAAGAAAATGGTACAAAATGAAttccaattaactcaattgTTAAAGTCTTTTATTGATGAATTAGAAATATGAGATCAGGGTCGGCACCACATTCAACCTAGGGGTTCAAATGGCCaagataaaaactaaaatttatttacattttttgtttttaccatcCTATAAAAAGTTATAACTCTCTAAAAGAAGCCTAACAACAAACCTATTCAACACCAACttttattttggaatttttaaacaaaaacaaaaaggcccaacaaaaaaaaaattcttaattggATAATGTTATGGACAGCACAAAAACTAATCTTAATAAATTACGAAGACCAATAAAGATCTGTTTGagatttgcttattttgctaaaactgaaatttttttgttgaaagtactgtagataaaggtaaaaattagttgaaatagtacagtgaaaccCATGAACAGttccaaaaagtgcagtgagatctataaataatagcaaaaataatttaaatagtaaaataatttgacaaaaataatctttaccaaacagacactaagagggcgtttggattccactgaagctgcgtctgcgttttcattttttttttttctccagccgcagttgttgacccaatcttctgtgaacagtgcattcgtgcactgttcacggacccacaaatttcactttttagcaactttttcattaaaaatgggtcccgcggtaatattcacacattttaaaattattttgctacagtgttttcagttttcagttttcagcaataagttctatccaaacagaccctaagttgTCAAAATTGCGttgaatattaaataaaagaattgtaaaaagtaaaaacaaaaactaattaataataaattatattttattgttgtggTTGCTACGATGGATGGAATATATAAAGAATAGATTGCGCAATTGAATGAGACTATGGGAGATCAGTAGATATATGATTGCTTGATCATGTACATTGAAAGAGATATAATTAgtagcattgataatgaaattattatgtaacaattttaaaatataaaatctcaTAAAAGAtagttgtaaaattttatgtaattgcatttttttttaaattaaaaaaaagtacaaagtgGATACTAATAAATCAAACTATCAAAGTTGGCAAAAGTCTTAATGATAAGAATAGTGCCACAACCTTTTTCATAATACTTGGCATGATTTGctgtggattttttttgttttggctgaGCTTTGTTGTGGATTAGAAAAACATCTCTTTCACCTAAAAATTGTGAAACATATTGTCTCCTTGAacttattataataatttaaaaagaggaaaagtaaacaaaataaaatcctCAATATATATTCTCCCCGAAGTGTATAGTGTATTTGCTTCTCTAGTACATATTTGACTTTGACGTTGTCCTTCTTagttattgagaaaaaaaaaaaaaactccactcataaaaaagaaaaaaactcataatTAGGGTGAACTTTACCCATATTAGTCCAAGAAAAAACCATAACAGTTCAATTCAACAACCAAATCTGAAAAACTAGGATGATATATTTTCAGTCCGGAACTATTTCTCATTTTGATTTCTagctaatttatttatttattgcacatacttaaaattaaattaaattaaaatttacataaattttAGGTAAATTCCATTAATCTACCTTAAGATTTAAGCTAATATTAAATAGGTCAAAGATATTTCAAAACTGATCAatttagtttctcaaaaaaaagagaaaaatgactAACAAACTTACCAATGTTTACTATTCAGTGactatattaaatttaaagtCCAAATTAGTCAGTTTTGAGACGTGGACTAAATTAAGTTTAAAGACCAAATTTGTCGATTTTAATATGTCTTGAACCTGATTGATATTGCCCCCAACCTAACATTAATTTTACTACAAACACCAAGAGTTTGTACATAAACAATTACCTACCTAAACCTAATACGACTattgtattattaaaaaaaagaaaagaaaagaaacgttTATGATGGAAACAAATGATTGACTCAAAGctaaatgtgtttttctaagCACGTTGGATCGGGGATCGCAGTTCTTACTGGAAtgaaagaaaagtcaaaaagTCCCCCAGTTGTCCAATCTACAGACTATCAAAcgaatgaagagagagagagagagagagagagagagagagacggtgTGTGGTGTGGTGGGGTCGAAGAAATACAGCTAGCATACCGTTTGGCGACGTGACCGCCTAAATCCACATGTGCAAGGTTGTTTTTCTCTACAATATACTAGTAATCACCATCATTACTTTAtactaattattaattattatatttactCCACATTTCAGTAAATAATAGTATAATGCAATCACGATACTTTGTTCTAACTCCTCTTAAATTCATCAATTTTGATAATGCTTTATTATTAAAAAGCGGGGTCCAACATTAATACCCTTTGttttactttgatttttttaatgaaagttgaTGAGCTCcgtgtttgttttattttaataatcgCATTTTAGCTCTTGTTTAAATCGGAAGATTCTAATTGAATTGATGACGAAGATATTCCCAGAGATTTTTACCTGTCCATGTCATACGTACTCTCTTCGGTAAATATCTGACGGCGACAGCAATTTttaagagacagagagagagagagaagtggtTGCTATATTTGTTAACTGTTACTGTTAATTGTGATTTCTTACAAGTTTAATGTGAGGTATTAGTTGTGTCGGCGGAGCTGTTGTCGATAAGAAAATACAGAAAAGAAAACGAGTGGGGTACAAAGAAAGTTGCGAAAAGAGAAGCAGTTGTGTAATAAATAATGAGCTGGGCCTGGGTCAgggtttgtttatttattatctcTCAATTGCTGATTTGATAATAATTGAGAGAAGTCGATTTGTTTTAGGTAAAGTGTTCCAAAAATCGAACAAATAAACTAAAGGAACTAGAATTATTGGCGTCGAAGAAGATCCTgtttgatattgatattgatatttttttaggtgttttgttgtattattattattattaatatttttttactagcTGTTTAAGGCTTTTAATTGATGATATTGAGATGAGAAGCAAAGAATGATAAGAGAGCAAAGGAGAGAGGGccacaaaaaggaaaaggaaagcaaagagagaaagCTTGCACTGTAGCCATCAATAGGAGGGGAAGTGGGAGTAGCCAGATAAGCgagcgtgagagagagagaaagtagcTTCACTGCTACTACTTCTACTacctgcctctctctctctctctctgctttaCTCTCTCTGCCTtgtgcaaccaaaaaaaaaaaaaactgaaatgcCTTTTGCTCCTTCTTGATTGAGATCGAGAAGAGTGTACAGATCTGTGTCTTTTAGCTACTCGAGATTTCTGtgaaagattgaagaaaaatgGAAGCGAGTGCGGGCTTAGTCGCTGGCTCTCACAACAGAAATGAATTAGTAGTTATCCGCCGCGACCGCGACGGTGAATCTGGTGTAAGTTCTAACAAATtcaatttatgtaaaaaaaaaaaaaaaacaaaacaaaactagtacATGTATAGTTaaatatttgttgttgttgttgttgttggttgcagCCAAGGCCGTTGCAGCAGTTAAGTGGACAGATATGCCAGATATGCGGAGACGATGTGGGATTAACTAGAGACGGAGAGCTATTCGTGGCTTGCAACGAGTGTGCATTTCCAATCTGCAGAACTTGCTATGAGTACGAGCGTAGAGAAGGGAACCAGGTGTGTCCACAATGCAAAACCAGATTCAAGCGTCTCAAAGGGTGTGCTAGAGTGGCTGGTGATGAAGACGAAGATGACATCGATGACTTGGAGAATGAGTTCAATTTGGATGCGAGAACTAGGCAAGATATGCAGCATGGTCTCGCTGCCGACGCTATGCTTTACTATGGTCGTGCTAATTCTGAATCCgattttcctcattttcttcATTCTTCTATGTCCCCACAACCGCAAGTCCCTCTTCTTACAAATGGTCAAATGGTAATTCCCATTAGTCCCATTTTGTTAATCAGTGACTATTGCTTCATTTTCATTGTATTCTCCGCTGGTTTTAATGGTTTTAGAGGTGTCGGTGGTGGTGTATAGGTTGATGATATTCCTCCTGAACAACATGCTTTGGTCCCTTCATTCATGGGAGGTGCTGGTGGTGGAGGCAAAAGGATCCACCCACTTCCTTTCACAGATCCTGCACTTCCAGGTGATTATCGATCAAGCTTTTACCCTCTGGGTCTCATTCTTGTTCAAATTTTTGTGTCGGTTGTTAGTGTTACTGTAACTTGCGTACATGATACATTTCCTTTTGGATTGTACTTTTACTTTAGCCATACAATTTATGTTTCCAATTTGCAGTACAACCCAGATCCATGGATCCTTCCAAGGATTTGGCTGCTTATGGCTATGGTAGTGTTGCGTGGAAAGAGAGAATGGAGAGCtggaaacaaaaacaagacaagCTACAAATGATGAATAATGACAATTCAGGCAAAGATTGGGACTATGATGGAGATGGCCCAGATCTACCACTGTATGTGCTCTCTGAAACTTCTTTGCTTCTTTAGATATAATCACTTGGACTGAATTTTCTACTAATGCCCATAATAAGCTTTGAGtgaactccaaaattttgggagtGTCGGTTGTTGTAAAATGACTGTGTAACGAGTAATCCCCTTGTACTTAGACACTTGCATTATCTTTCAAATAATTCATTGGTATAATTGGGAATTTGTCAAGTATTGCTAATAATAGAAACTAATGATTTGTTACTTGTGGATCAGCATGGATGAGGCAAGACAGCCATTGTCTAGGAAGTTGCCTATTCCATCAAGCCAGATAAATCCTTACCGAATGATCATCATAATTCGACTTGTGGTTGTCGGATTCTTCTTCCATTATCGAGTGATGCATCCTGTAAATGACGCATATGCATTGTGGCTTATTTCTGTAATTTGTGAGATCTGGTTTGCTCTGTCATGGATCCTTGATCAGTTCCCCAAGTGGCTCCCAATTGACAGGGAAACTTATCTTGATAGGTTGTCCCTTAGGTAAGAAAACTTACCACTTATTGACTAACTCATGCAACTGTGCTTATGGTCCAGATTTTGTGAATATTCACAGGCATTGTGTCTTTTTCTGTTTGTCAGGTATGAGAAGGAAGGCCAACCTTCTCAACTTTCTCATATTGACATATTTGTGAGTACTGTTGATCCATTAAAAGAACCTCCTCTGGTGACTGCAAACACAGTTCTTTCCATCCTTGCTGTGGACTACCCTGTCGACAAGATCTCATGTTATGTTTCTGATGATGGTGCTGCTATGCTGACATTTGAGGCACTGTCGGAAACATCTGAGTTTGCAAAGAAGTGGGTTCCTTTCTGTAAGAAGTTCAACATTGAGCCAAGGGCACCTGAATTTTATTTTGCTCAAAAAATAGATTATCTCAAAGATAAGGTGATGGCGTCATTTGTGAAGGAGCGCAGAGCGATGAAGGTAATAACTTGTGACCTGTTCAGTTTATTATGTTACTCCTTGCCAAACatatggtaaatttttttatctattcaTGCTGCAGAGAGAGTACGAAGAGTTTAAAGTTCGAATCAATGCTTTGGTTGCCAAGGCTACAAAAGTTCCAGAAGAAGGGTGGACGATGCAGGATGGGACTCTCTGGCCTGGGAATAATGTCCGGGATCATCCTGGGATGATTCAGGTAGATGAAATTTGGTTTTTTGCTTTGTAAAATACTAATTATGATCTATTTTAGCCTAAACACATGTTTTTCAATCCTTAATAGGTTTTTCTAGGCCAAAGTGGTGGGCATGACACAGACGGAAATGAATTACCACGCCTAGTATATGTTTCTAGGGAAAAGAGACCTGGGTTTAATCACCACAAAAAGGCTGGAGCAATGAATGCTTTGGTAAGTGATTGCAAAGAAGCCTTTTCTCAATTCCAACATTctggccaaaaaaaaagtacctaATGTGTGACTGCAATGCAATCTATTATCTAACAGGTCAGAGTCTCTGCTGTGCTGACAAATGCACCTTATATGTTGAACTTGGATTGTGATCACTACATCAATAATAGTAAGGCTCTTAGAGAGTCAATGTGTTTCATGATGGATCCACTGATAGGAAAGAGGGTGTGTTATGTCCAATTCCCACAGAGATTTGATGGTATTGACAAGCATGATCGATATGCCAACCGGAACACTGTATTCTTTGATGTAAGCATTCACTTATATAAACATTAGTACTGATTCATTTCTTTATTCACCTGCATTTACAAAAGCTAATACAGAAGTCCTCCTTTCCAGATTAACATGAAAGGTTTGGATGGCATTCAAGGACCTATATATGTCGGGACTGGATGTGTCTTCAGAAGGCAATCATTTTATGGTTATGATGCTCCTAAAGCCAAGAAGCCGCCAACCAGGACATGCAACTGTTTGCCAAAGTGGTGCTGTTGTGGATGCTGTTGTTCtggaaagaggaagaagaagactaACAAACCTAAATcagagatgaagaaaagaaattctagCAAGGCAGAACCTGTGTGTGCTTTGGAGGGTATTGAGGAGGGGATTGAAGGtaatttatctaataaaaatGAGGTCTCACTATGTACTGCCTATTGCGTAGTGTAGTTTTACCCCCAATACAGAACATTACCAGTAGGTGTATATCAAAATGCTTCACCTGGTTCTAGGGTGCAAAGCATAGAACAATTTCTGTTGTTctctatcatatatatatatatatatatatattgaaagtaAGGTTTTGGATGGATGTATTACAAAATTTACTTCTGTGAGGACTTACTTCCGATTACTGGTTTACTGAAATGTCCTATATAATTTGCCTAAAGTAATAGTGAATTTTGTTGATCTTGTTTTCTACTTCTATCAATGTAACTTCTTTAGATTATTTACCATGGAAGAGCTTGTATGCAGGAGTTGAAGTTGAAAAGTTTGGTATGCCTAAtttaaaattggaaaagaaGTTTGGACAATCTCCAGTTTTTATTGCATCTACTCTGCTAGAAGATGGCGGGGCACTGAAAAGTGCTAGCCCGGCATCATTGCTTAAAGAAGCCATCCATGTCATTAGCTGTGGTTATGAAGATAAAACCGAATGGGGAAAAGAGGTTTGGCTTCTTGTGCTCACATCTTCACTTGACATTATCCTTATGAACTTTGAATTTGTCTCAACTCATATTTTCTTTCAATCCAGGTTGGCTGGATCTACGGTTCAGTTACAGAGGATATATTGACAGGTTTTAAAATGCACTGTCATGGATGGCGATCAATATATTGTATCCCAGCAAGGCCTGCATTTAAAGGATCTGCTCCCATTAATCTCTCTGATCGTCTGCATCAAGTCCTTAGGTGGGCCCTCGGTTCCGTTGAAATATTTTTGAGCAGGCACTGTCCTCTCTGGTATGGATATGGAGGAGGCCTGAAGTGGTTAGAGCGTCTGTCTTACATAAATGCTACTGTATATCCATTGACTTCAATTCCTCTGCTGGCATATTGTACTCTACCTGCTGTGTGCTTGCTCACAGGAAAATTTATCACTCCAGAGGTAAGCAATTCAAACGTTTGGTTATTGAGAGGAAAGGTTGCTTTTGTTATAATGTTAAATAATATACCCTtgagaaataaatttaatgcAAATTTGTTCATATTGCAGCTCAGCAATGCCGCTAGCTTGTGGTTTCTGTCTCTTTTCATTTGCATCTTTGCAACAAGTATATTGGAAATGCGATGGAGTGGAGTTGGTATTGATGAGTGGTGGAGAAATGAGCAATTTTGGGTGATTGGAGGTGTTTCAGCACATTTATTTGCTGTTGTCCAGGGGCTCTTGAAGGTTTTAGGTGGTGTTGATACGAACTTCACTGTGACGTCAAAAGCAGGGGACGACGAGGAGTTCTCAGAGCTGTATGCATTTAAGTGGACCACATTACTCATTCCACCAACAACACTGCTAATAATAAACATAATTGGTGTGGTTGCTGGAGTATCCAATGCAATTAATAATGGGTACGATTCATGGGGGCCTCTGTTTGGAAAGCTCTTCTTTGCCTTCTGGGTGATTGTTCATCTCTATCCTTTCCTAAAGGGTCTGCTTGGTAGACAGAACAGGACTCCCACAATTATCATTGTCTGGTCAATATTGCTTGCTTCCATCTTCTCCCTGCTGTGGGTGCGCATCGATCCATTCTTAGCCAAGTCTAAAGGACCAGTTCTGGAAGAATGTGGATTGGACTGTAATTAGCTGCACATTTGCTCCATGATAGATAGATATTAGATATTTATCTTTTGATGGATGATACAACCAAGAAAATATGTTTGGTGTGATGGGGTCTGCGAGATGTAGATTAATTGCTTGTATGGGCGTGGATACCTCTTTTCAACTCCTCGATCGGTTCGTTCCTTCTCTTTGGTTGAGAAAACTCCAGGTGGGACTGTTGGGAACAACTACATCAGTACTGTGCTCCTTTCATTCTTTATTAGTTTGATTTATACGGGGAAGAGGAGGTCTGGTTATTCACAAAACCACTgtgtattattattgttgtcaCGGGtctttttctcctctctctctctctctctctctctctccctctctctctctctctatttgatTCACAATAAAAGGGGCTGTGTCCTGCTGCTTGTAATTGCAAAGGCAAACTTTCTGGTACAGTACGAAATGCTGGGGCTTTAATGTTCGCCCTCTCTATAATGTAGCTATCTTATGGCACGCACAGGATATAAGGAAAGCTGAAAATATGTTTCATTTTGTGTTTAATTGAAATACTTTGATACTGTTTTGTTTTGCATGAGTTTCACGACTAAAATTTGCTTCTTTTCCATTACCATCAGCTAGGAAATCCCGGATGAGTCACATATTGACCTTAGCAAAAATTGATCTACAAAAACTACAGTTTATGGCGTTACCTCCTCCACCAACTGAATCTTGCAACTTTTgctataaaaggaaaaataaaaaatgaaataacgATGCTTCACTgcacaaaaatcaaatttcatatatctttttataaCTTGTTTAGGAAGCAAGAGtcttttttattacattgcTTTCCTTTCACGTTGGATCATCAATtgtgaaaaagttgtaaaattcaAAGTGTCATTAGATTTATTGTGAAGAAATTCCAAGTGCCTTAACACTTTACAGAGGAGACAAGAACCATCCATTTCATTGTGTCTTACAAATGTTATGCCTTGCTGCTTTGTTCTACACAGAGCACGTGCTGTCATACAAATGTCACGACTAAGTGTCGGACCGCCTATTTGGCCATTTTTGATAAAGTTTAAATTTGGGATCATGATTCAGGAGGGACACTGGCTAGGATTTGGTGCGGAAAAGGCAGAATCCGAGTAATATACACAATacattaattaatatatgaCTTGGAAGCATGTTTAATTTGGTGAGGTTGGGCTCGACTCTATTGCTCTTATGCTCGGGAGATGACAAGAACGTTACGAGTTTTAAAATGATCCATATTGACATCGTAAATTGTTTAGTGCGCAAGAGCAATAGAGGAAAGCCTTACCTTTGgtttaatgttttaaaaaacgtctttaaaaattgacataaagcacatttaaaaaaataaattaaatattagaTGTAAGGTATAATATGGTTTTGAATGAAAggtttgaaacttttttttttttttgtggagaaataACAAGATTGATTATACAtgttgaaataattttatatattgttaaaaataattgtgAGTTTCATTTAGTTCAATTAGTAAAGTCAAATAAGgttcttctaaaaaaacaaaaaaaaaaacaaaaatcaaataaggtACTTGGATTTGATCTTGTCtataccaaaaaagaaatccattggtgttttgatttgataGTAAGGAACAATTATCTGGATTAGACACTATATATTTCAAATCCAATTGTACAatattatattacatataaaaaaatccaattgattaagtatttaatatataaagtatatattttctcaatttttggCCATGcattcaaacaaaattattaatattcttctgttattataatctaaaataatttgGTCGttatacatatatgtgtgtgcgtgCGCGCGCGCACTCTCACacgatagagagagaaaatcatccaaattaagtaataaaaaaaaagctaatatgCAAAACTAATCCTTtaacttttttcaaattttatttcagtcctctaactttacttttgttcattttagtcttctaagtttcagatttattcaaagAAGAATCTAAGGAAGTGACGTAATGAAGGTGTAGCAGTTTTGGGTGTGGGAATCTTTGGAGGCCCAGCTACCTCGAATTAGTCAGAAATCCTGTTTTAGTTTGTTTTCTTGGTTCAGTATGGTTggatttaaaaagtttttttttttaattaaatctaaGTTATTTCAATTGGCAGTGGAGGAAGGAGGGAATTTTTACTCCCTTAAGATTTTTGAACGGGGAAAATATTATATGCAATCGGTTTTTTGGGTAAGAGTACAACACTTTGGGTAATGCAAAGTCTGGAACACACCGTGGTTGGGGTTAATCCTAAGAA
This genomic stretch from Castanea sativa cultivar Marrone di Chiusa Pesio chromosome 1, ASM4071231v1 harbors:
- the LOC142621716 gene encoding putative cellulose synthase A catalytic subunit 3 [UDP-forming], which translates into the protein MEASAGLVAGSHNRNELVVIRRDRDGESGPRPLQQLSGQICQICGDDVGLTRDGELFVACNECAFPICRTCYEYERREGNQVCPQCKTRFKRLKGCARVAGDEDEDDIDDLENEFNLDARTRQDMQHGLAADAMLYYGRANSESDFPHFLHSSMSPQPQVPLLTNGQMVDDIPPEQHALVPSFMGGAGGGGKRIHPLPFTDPALPVQPRSMDPSKDLAAYGYGSVAWKERMESWKQKQDKLQMMNNDNSGKDWDYDGDGPDLPLMDEARQPLSRKLPIPSSQINPYRMIIIIRLVVVGFFFHYRVMHPVNDAYALWLISVICEIWFALSWILDQFPKWLPIDRETYLDRLSLRYEKEGQPSQLSHIDIFVSTVDPLKEPPLVTANTVLSILAVDYPVDKISCYVSDDGAAMLTFEALSETSEFAKKWVPFCKKFNIEPRAPEFYFAQKIDYLKDKVMASFVKERRAMKREYEEFKVRINALVAKATKVPEEGWTMQDGTLWPGNNVRDHPGMIQVFLGQSGGHDTDGNELPRLVYVSREKRPGFNHHKKAGAMNALVRVSAVLTNAPYMLNLDCDHYINNSKALRESMCFMMDPLIGKRVCYVQFPQRFDGIDKHDRYANRNTVFFDINMKGLDGIQGPIYVGTGCVFRRQSFYGYDAPKAKKPPTRTCNCLPKWCCCGCCCSGKRKKKTNKPKSEMKKRNSSKAEPVCALEGIEEGIEGVEVEKFGMPNLKLEKKFGQSPVFIASTLLEDGGALKSASPASLLKEAIHVISCGYEDKTEWGKEVGWIYGSVTEDILTGFKMHCHGWRSIYCIPARPAFKGSAPINLSDRLHQVLRWALGSVEIFLSRHCPLWYGYGGGLKWLERLSYINATVYPLTSIPLLAYCTLPAVCLLTGKFITPELSNAASLWFLSLFICIFATSILEMRWSGVGIDEWWRNEQFWVIGGVSAHLFAVVQGLLKVLGGVDTNFTVTSKAGDDEEFSELYAFKWTTLLIPPTTLLIINIIGVVAGVSNAINNGYDSWGPLFGKLFFAFWVIVHLYPFLKGLLGRQNRTPTIIIVWSILLASIFSLLWVRIDPFLAKSKGPVLEECGLDCN